The Rhodococcus triatomae genome includes a window with the following:
- a CDS encoding ANTAR domain-containing response regulator: MVPMNAPEPQVVAQPTRVLVAEDEALIRLDLVEMLREEGYDVVGEAGDGQVAVELALELNPDLVIMDVKMPRRDGIDAASEIAAKRIAPVVILTAFSQRELVERARDAGAMAYLVKPFSIADLVPAVELATSRFKEITALEREVTEMSDRLETRKLVERAKGILMEKQAMTEPEAFRWVQRAAMDRRSTMKAVAEIVIETLGGSPEE; the protein is encoded by the coding sequence ATGGTGCCCATGAACGCACCCGAACCGCAGGTGGTGGCGCAGCCCACGCGTGTGCTCGTGGCGGAGGACGAGGCGCTGATTCGGCTCGATCTGGTGGAGATGCTGCGCGAGGAAGGGTACGACGTGGTCGGGGAGGCCGGCGACGGCCAGGTCGCCGTCGAACTGGCGCTGGAACTGAACCCTGACCTGGTCATCATGGACGTGAAGATGCCTCGCCGGGACGGTATCGACGCCGCGTCCGAGATCGCTGCCAAGCGGATCGCACCCGTGGTGATCCTCACCGCATTCAGCCAGCGCGAGCTGGTCGAGCGGGCCCGGGACGCGGGTGCGATGGCGTACCTGGTGAAGCCGTTCTCGATCGCCGACCTGGTGCCCGCCGTCGAACTGGCGACCAGCCGGTTCAAGGAGATCACCGCGCTCGAGCGTGAGGTCACCGAGATGTCCGATCGGCTCGAGACGCGCAAGCTGGTCGAGCGAGCCAAGGGCATTCTCATGGAGAAGCAGGCGATGACCGAGCCGGAGGCGTTCCGCTGGGTCCAGCGCGCCGCGATGGACCGTCGGTCGACGATGAAGGCGGTCGCGGAGATCGTCATAGAGACCCTGGGCGGGTCGCCCGAGGAGTGA
- a CDS encoding ABC transporter ATP-binding protein, with translation MTDSPTSGRPTSEPTPAELAATPAEHAKLAEGALVRADGLVAGYIPGVDILRDCNFFLRDGEIVGIIGPNGAGKSTLLKTLFGLIPVREGSVRLRGDDITSAPAHILVQKGVGYVPQTQNVFPSLTIEENLEMGIYLRPKKFAERYAFVSDLFPLLSERRKVKAGALSGGERQMVAMGRALMMDPKVLLLDEPSAGLSPMFQDEVFIRCKAINAAGVSVIMVEQNARRCLQICDRGYVLDQGRNAYTDTGRRLMNDPKVIELYLGTLAGSGEKK, from the coding sequence ATGACCGATTCCCCCACGTCCGGCCGGCCGACGTCGGAACCGACCCCCGCGGAACTGGCCGCCACTCCGGCAGAACACGCCAAGCTCGCCGAGGGCGCCCTGGTCCGCGCGGACGGCCTGGTCGCCGGGTACATCCCCGGCGTCGACATCCTGCGCGACTGCAACTTCTTCCTCCGGGACGGCGAGATCGTCGGCATCATCGGACCGAACGGGGCGGGAAAGTCCACCCTGCTCAAGACGCTGTTCGGGCTCATTCCGGTGCGCGAGGGATCGGTCCGGCTGCGCGGCGACGACATCACGTCCGCTCCCGCCCACATCCTGGTGCAGAAGGGTGTCGGGTACGTACCGCAGACCCAGAACGTCTTTCCCTCGCTCACCATCGAGGAGAACCTCGAGATGGGGATCTATCTGCGGCCCAAGAAGTTCGCCGAGCGATACGCCTTCGTGAGCGACCTGTTCCCGTTGCTGTCCGAACGGCGCAAGGTCAAAGCCGGTGCTCTGTCCGGCGGCGAGCGTCAGATGGTGGCGATGGGCCGGGCGCTGATGATGGACCCGAAGGTACTGCTCCTCGACGAGCCGTCGGCGGGCCTGTCCCCGATGTTCCAGGACGAAGTGTTCATCCGATGCAAGGCCATCAACGCCGCCGGGGTGTCCGTGATCATGGTCGAGCAGAACGCCCGACGGTGTCTACAGATCTGCGATCGGGGCTACGTCCTGGATCAGGGCCGCAACGCCTACACCGACACCGGGCGCCGACTGATGAACGACCCCAAGGTGATCGAGCTGTATCTGGGCACCCTGGCGGGCAGCGGCGAGAAGAAGTGA
- a CDS encoding branched-chain amino acid ABC transporter permease: MASTSTERRGSVPAVRHVGRTLTIVLFGLFSAFLSAGLAFGQPPAPPDPPPTDTLVRVSGSLNNAGERLEGVTVRAVDSDGDEVATAESATGGRWELEVPPGSYTFEVDEDTLPDEVSVQSSVDREVASGRTNTVIFSFGEARTGTSVEWWERLLRLTVDGLRFGLVIAIAGVGLSLIFGTTGLTNFAHGELVTLGAVAAWVFNVSFGIQLIPATLLAIVVGIGIGLLNNAAVWKPLRKRRTGLIQQLVVSIGIAIALRYLILIFFSDRSEPFDDYQAQVERQWGPISITDSNLVTIGVSLVVLLGVALLLQKTRIGKAMRAVADNRDLAASSGINVERVIMFVWGLGGGLAALGGVLFGLSELGGRVQWEMGFKLLLLMFAGITLGGLGTAYGALLGCVIVGLLVQLSTLVINPDLKYIGGLLILIVILVVRPQGILGSRQRVG; this comes from the coding sequence GTGGCTTCAACCTCGACGGAGCGGCGTGGCAGCGTGCCCGCCGTCCGGCACGTCGGCCGCACCCTGACCATCGTCCTGTTCGGGCTCTTCTCGGCCTTCCTGTCGGCCGGGCTCGCGTTCGGTCAGCCACCGGCGCCACCTGATCCACCGCCCACCGACACGCTCGTACGGGTGAGCGGCAGCCTCAACAACGCGGGTGAGCGCCTCGAAGGAGTGACGGTGCGCGCCGTCGACTCCGACGGCGACGAGGTCGCCACCGCCGAATCCGCGACGGGTGGGCGCTGGGAACTCGAAGTGCCCCCCGGCTCCTACACGTTCGAGGTCGACGAGGACACGCTGCCCGACGAGGTGTCGGTGCAGTCGTCCGTCGACCGCGAGGTCGCGTCCGGTCGCACCAACACGGTCATCTTCTCCTTCGGCGAGGCGCGGACCGGCACCAGCGTCGAATGGTGGGAGCGGTTGCTCCGCCTGACGGTGGACGGGCTGCGGTTCGGTCTCGTCATCGCCATCGCCGGTGTGGGCCTGAGCCTGATCTTCGGAACCACGGGCCTGACCAACTTCGCGCACGGCGAACTCGTCACGCTCGGCGCGGTCGCCGCCTGGGTGTTCAACGTCAGCTTCGGTATTCAACTGATCCCGGCAACGCTTCTTGCGATCGTGGTCGGTATCGGCATCGGGTTGCTCAACAACGCCGCGGTGTGGAAACCACTGCGAAAACGCAGAACCGGACTCATCCAGCAGCTGGTCGTGTCGATCGGCATCGCGATCGCGCTGCGCTACCTGATCCTCATCTTCTTCTCCGACCGCTCGGAGCCGTTCGACGACTACCAGGCGCAGGTCGAGCGGCAGTGGGGACCGATCAGCATCACCGACTCCAACCTCGTCACGATCGGCGTGAGCCTGGTCGTCCTCCTCGGTGTCGCGCTGCTGCTGCAGAAGACCAGGATCGGCAAGGCCATGCGGGCGGTCGCGGACAACCGTGATCTGGCCGCCTCCTCCGGTATCAACGTCGAACGCGTGATCATGTTCGTCTGGGGCCTCGGCGGCGGGCTCGCCGCACTCGGCGGGGTCCTGTTCGGCTTGTCGGAGCTCGGTGGCCGGGTCCAGTGGGAGATGGGCTTCAAGCTGCTGCTGCTCATGTTCGCCGGCATCACGCTCGGTGGTCTCGGCACCGCGTACGGGGCACTGCTCGGTTGCGTGATCGTGGGTCTGCTCGTGCAGCTGTCGACGCTGGTCATCAATCCCGATCTCAAGTACATCGGAGGATTGCTCATCTTGATCGTCATCCTCGTCGTCCGGCCTCAGGGCATTCTCGGCTCCCGACAGAGAGTGGGGTGA
- a CDS encoding TetR/AcrR family transcriptional regulator, producing MTAAAETRGPGRPRTEGHDEKILAAALQLIDADEPVTVSRVLQISGLSRAALYRRWESMTVLMAAALDHGRTAIEIDTSGDVKAVIVELLFGDIEATRGKTYTERRFRKRIALVMENPDLQKAYWTSHVQRRRRAMVRALQVAVDRGELRADLDVDAAIDAINGIFYYQSIARGANFDDPVTSARCRSAFEIVWRGMVG from the coding sequence GTGACGGCGGCAGCCGAGACCCGGGGACCCGGGCGTCCCCGTACCGAGGGGCACGACGAGAAGATTCTCGCCGCGGCGCTGCAGCTCATCGACGCCGACGAACCCGTCACGGTCAGCCGGGTGCTGCAGATCAGCGGCCTGTCACGTGCTGCGCTGTACCGACGCTGGGAATCGATGACCGTGCTGATGGCCGCTGCGCTCGACCACGGGCGCACCGCCATCGAGATCGACACGTCCGGTGACGTCAAAGCGGTGATCGTGGAACTGCTGTTCGGTGACATCGAGGCGACCCGAGGAAAGACGTACACCGAGCGGCGATTCCGCAAGCGTATTGCGCTGGTCATGGAGAACCCGGACCTACAGAAGGCGTATTGGACGTCCCATGTGCAACGCAGAAGGCGTGCGATGGTGAGGGCGCTCCAGGTGGCCGTCGACCGCGGTGAGTTGCGTGCCGATCTCGATGTGGACGCGGCCATCGACGCGATCAACGGGATCTTCTACTATCAATCCATCGCTCGCGGAGCGAATTTCGACGACCCGGTGACGTCGGCGCGGTGCCGGTCGGCTTTCGAGATCGTGTGGCGAGGGATGGTCGGGTAG
- the phnC gene encoding phosphonate ABC transporter ATP-binding protein yields MSTLLGPRVPAEPAALAARVSVRELAVRYAPDLPLVLDGVDLDLHAGEVVALLGSSGSGKSTLMRALTGFAPITSGEVTVGGVDVARLRRRQLRGLRAEVGQVFQQFNLIGRLPVLTNVLTGALHGAGPLNVLGTFRSADRVRAFELLERVGIAHKAKDEARSLSGGQQQRVAIARALMQNPRVILADEPVASLDPTMSAVVLDLLRSIARQEGIPVLVSLHVVPLALAHSDRIVGLRGGRVVVEGSATDLTETDLRAVYHGAATEEHG; encoded by the coding sequence ATGAGCACGCTACTGGGCCCGCGCGTACCAGCGGAGCCGGCCGCCTTGGCGGCGCGGGTTTCCGTTCGAGAACTCGCGGTCCGCTACGCACCCGACCTTCCCCTCGTACTCGACGGTGTCGACCTCGACCTGCACGCGGGTGAGGTCGTGGCACTGCTCGGCTCGTCCGGATCGGGCAAGTCGACCCTGATGAGGGCGCTCACCGGATTCGCACCCATCACGTCGGGAGAGGTCACGGTGGGCGGTGTGGACGTCGCACGGCTGCGACGCAGACAGTTGCGCGGTCTACGTGCCGAGGTCGGTCAGGTGTTCCAGCAGTTCAATCTCATCGGACGGCTGCCCGTTCTCACCAACGTCCTCACCGGGGCGCTGCACGGCGCGGGGCCGCTCAATGTGCTCGGCACCTTCCGCTCCGCCGACCGCGTCCGCGCATTCGAACTGCTCGAGCGAGTAGGTATCGCGCACAAGGCGAAAGACGAGGCGCGCTCGCTCTCGGGTGGGCAGCAACAGCGGGTCGCGATCGCGCGTGCACTCATGCAGAACCCGCGTGTGATCCTCGCCGACGAGCCGGTCGCCTCGCTCGATCCGACGATGAGCGCCGTCGTTCTCGACCTGCTGCGGTCGATCGCACGCCAGGAGGGCATTCCCGTCCTGGTGAGCCTGCACGTCGTGCCGCTCGCGCTCGCTCATTCCGACCGGATCGTCGGGCTACGCGGTGGCCGCGTGGTAGTCGAGGGCAGCGCGACCGACCTCACCGAAACGGACCTGCGGGCCGTCTACCACGGTGCGGCCACGGAGGAGCACGGATGA
- a CDS encoding ABC transporter ATP-binding protein yields MSDHPVPSDHPVSGAHPSSSAETASAVRTALFASVPNEPGVAKPDPILVVDQVSRTFGGLKAVDVAHLEIQRGSITGLIGPNGAGKTTLFNLLTGFDRPDTGTWSMDGRDLGRMYPHQVARTGVVRTFQLTKALSKLSVLDNVRLGARGQTGERMLTSLLPWTWRAQEREITERAHSLLTRFKLDAKANDLAGSLSGGQRKLLEMARALMTDPTVVMLDEPMAGVNPALTQSLLGHVKSLRDDGMTVVFVEHDMDVIRDISDWVVVMAQGSVIAESAPADLASNNAVVDAYLGSHHDQALEFDDEGNPVGATAELAQVLEEAEVETLEAGGDLSEPDIDELRRDR; encoded by the coding sequence ATGTCTGACCATCCCGTGCCGTCCGACCATCCCGTGTCCGGCGCTCACCCCTCGTCGAGCGCGGAAACCGCCTCGGCGGTCCGCACCGCGCTGTTCGCCAGCGTCCCCAACGAGCCGGGCGTTGCCAAACCCGACCCGATCCTTGTGGTCGACCAGGTCTCCCGCACGTTCGGCGGGCTCAAGGCGGTGGACGTCGCCCACCTCGAGATCCAGCGCGGATCCATCACCGGCCTCATCGGGCCCAACGGTGCCGGGAAGACCACCCTGTTCAATCTGCTCACCGGCTTCGACCGCCCGGACACCGGGACCTGGTCGATGGACGGACGTGACCTGGGCCGGATGTATCCGCACCAGGTCGCCCGCACCGGGGTGGTACGCACGTTCCAGCTCACCAAGGCGCTCTCCAAACTGTCGGTGCTCGACAACGTCCGGCTCGGGGCACGCGGCCAGACCGGGGAGCGGATGCTCACCAGCCTGCTGCCCTGGACGTGGCGGGCACAGGAGCGGGAGATCACCGAGCGGGCTCACTCGCTGCTGACACGCTTCAAGCTGGACGCCAAGGCGAACGATCTCGCCGGCTCCCTGTCCGGCGGTCAGCGCAAGCTGCTGGAGATGGCTCGTGCCCTCATGACGGACCCGACGGTGGTGATGCTGGACGAGCCGATGGCAGGCGTGAACCCGGCGCTGACGCAGAGCTTGCTCGGTCACGTGAAGTCGCTGCGCGACGACGGAATGACCGTGGTGTTCGTCGAACACGACATGGACGTCATCCGCGACATCAGCGACTGGGTGGTCGTGATGGCGCAGGGTTCGGTGATCGCCGAGTCCGCCCCGGCGGATCTGGCGTCGAACAATGCCGTCGTCGACGCCTACCTGGGTAGCCACCACGATCAGGCACTCGAGTTCGACGACGAGGGCAATCCGGTCGGGGCGACGGCCGAGCTGGCCCAGGTCCTCGAGGAGGCCGAGGTCGAGACCCTCGAGGCCGGTGGCGACCTCTCCGAACCCGACATCGACGAGCTGAGGAGAGATCGATGA
- a CDS encoding branched-chain amino acid ABC transporter permease: MDVIGALQVSFAQLIGPSAIFYALLAIGLNLHFGYAGLLNFGQIGFALLGGYGVGIMTITYQQPLWLGVLVGLAAAGLLAVVLGIPTLRLRADYLAIVTIAASEVLRLVFRSTASDSVTGSTNGLYGFADPFFRYSPFDSGRQYSLLGVRFYGDDLWAMVVGWTLVLVLCGFVYLLIHSPWGRVLKAVREDEDAARSLGKNVFVYKLQALVLGGMIGGLGGVFNALQTKSINPDFYSTAQTFFAFGALILGGAATVFGPVVGAMLFWFLLAIPDALLRQAISGPDPLLSLTEQQVGAMRFVLLGLMIALLMVFRPQGILGNKREVQLNV, from the coding sequence ATGGACGTCATCGGTGCGCTCCAGGTCTCGTTCGCGCAGTTGATCGGCCCGTCGGCCATCTTCTACGCGCTGCTCGCCATCGGCCTCAACCTGCACTTCGGCTATGCGGGCCTGTTGAACTTCGGCCAGATCGGTTTCGCGCTCCTCGGCGGCTACGGCGTCGGCATCATGACGATCACGTATCAGCAACCGCTGTGGCTGGGTGTGCTCGTCGGCCTCGCCGCCGCAGGTCTGCTCGCCGTCGTCCTCGGTATCCCGACACTGCGACTACGAGCCGACTATCTGGCGATCGTGACGATCGCGGCCTCCGAAGTGCTCAGACTCGTGTTCCGGTCCACCGCTTCCGATTCGGTGACCGGATCCACCAACGGGCTGTACGGGTTCGCCGACCCCTTCTTCCGCTACAGTCCGTTCGATTCCGGCCGCCAGTACTCGCTGCTCGGCGTGCGGTTCTACGGCGACGACCTGTGGGCGATGGTGGTGGGCTGGACCCTGGTGCTGGTCCTGTGCGGGTTCGTCTACCTGCTCATCCACAGCCCCTGGGGTCGCGTCCTCAAGGCGGTCCGGGAGGACGAGGACGCGGCTCGCTCGCTGGGCAAGAACGTCTTCGTCTACAAGCTGCAGGCCCTGGTCCTCGGCGGCATGATCGGCGGGCTCGGCGGCGTGTTCAACGCGCTGCAGACGAAGTCGATCAACCCCGACTTCTACTCCACCGCGCAGACGTTCTTCGCGTTCGGCGCCCTGATCCTCGGCGGTGCCGCCACCGTGTTCGGTCCCGTCGTCGGCGCCATGCTCTTCTGGTTCCTGCTCGCGATCCCCGATGCTCTGCTCCGCCAGGCGATCTCCGGTCCCGACCCGCTGCTCTCGCTCACCGAACAGCAGGTGGGCGCCATGCGGTTCGTCCTGCTCGGCCTGATGATCGCCCTGCTCATGGTGTTCCGACCACAGGGCATACTCGGTAACAAGAGGGAGGTGCAGCTCAATGTCTGA
- a CDS encoding ABC transporter substrate-binding protein: MARRSLVRAAAVLGAASLALAACTSDNDDSSAAGDTTTAAGETTVSTDCTPEEATPGDTPVTTPLKVGTLLPDTGSLAFLGPPMVAGAQLAINDVNEAGGVLGQPVELIPGDSGDTTTDTANATVDRQLAAGTQAIIGAASSSVSLKVIDKITSAGVVMFSPANTSDQFVCYPDKGQYFRTAPTDVLQAQALAQLISDDGAQRVSILAMNDPYGTGLAANLEDNLTEAGIPSDQVQKIIYDPNAQSFNAEIDDIKNFAPDAVAVIGFEESAKIITRMHEVGIGPADGMAVYGVDGNMGNALGESVATPLLDTMQGTTPLTDVGAEFQQRLTAVNPTLIDFNYAGESYDAVIVTALAAEQAQSTAGRDIAANINSVTKDGTVCTSYAECLPLVQAGTDIDYDGITGKLDFTDAGEPSIGSYGKLVFDDQNTLTTEDFIVVGG; this comes from the coding sequence ATGGCTAGACGGTCCCTCGTTCGCGCCGCCGCGGTACTCGGTGCGGCCTCCCTCGCACTCGCGGCGTGTACCTCGGACAACGACGACTCCTCGGCTGCCGGTGACACCACCACGGCGGCGGGCGAGACGACGGTGTCCACCGACTGCACTCCCGAAGAGGCGACGCCCGGGGACACTCCGGTCACCACGCCGCTCAAGGTCGGCACTCTCCTGCCCGACACCGGCAGCCTCGCATTCCTCGGCCCGCCGATGGTGGCCGGTGCGCAGCTGGCGATCAACGACGTCAACGAGGCCGGGGGCGTCCTCGGTCAGCCGGTCGAGCTCATACCCGGCGACTCGGGCGACACCACCACGGATACCGCGAACGCGACGGTCGACCGTCAGCTGGCCGCCGGCACCCAGGCGATCATCGGTGCCGCCTCGTCGTCGGTCTCGCTGAAGGTCATCGACAAGATCACCAGTGCGGGCGTCGTGATGTTCTCCCCGGCAAACACTTCCGATCAGTTCGTCTGCTACCCGGACAAGGGGCAGTACTTCCGCACCGCGCCCACCGACGTCCTCCAGGCACAGGCCCTCGCGCAGTTGATCTCCGACGACGGTGCGCAGCGCGTGTCCATCCTCGCGATGAACGACCCGTACGGCACCGGCCTCGCCGCCAACCTCGAGGACAACCTCACCGAGGCGGGCATTCCGAGCGATCAGGTGCAGAAGATCATCTACGACCCCAACGCCCAGTCGTTCAACGCCGAGATCGACGACATCAAGAACTTCGCGCCGGATGCGGTGGCGGTCATCGGATTCGAGGAGTCCGCGAAGATCATCACCCGCATGCACGAGGTGGGTATCGGCCCGGCTGACGGCATGGCCGTGTACGGCGTCGACGGCAACATGGGTAACGCGCTCGGCGAGTCGGTGGCGACGCCGCTGCTCGACACCATGCAGGGCACGACGCCGCTGACCGATGTCGGCGCCGAGTTCCAGCAGCGTCTCACCGCAGTGAACCCCACGCTCATCGACTTCAACTACGCCGGTGAGTCCTACGACGCCGTGATCGTCACGGCCTTGGCCGCGGAGCAGGCACAGTCCACCGCCGGCCGCGACATCGCCGCGAACATCAACAGCGTCACCAAGGACGGCACCGTGTGCACGTCGTACGCCGAGTGCCTTCCGCTCGTGCAGGCCGGTACCGACATCGACTACGACGGCATCACCGGCAAGCTCGACTTCACCGATGCGGGCGAGCCGTCCATCGGTTCCTACGGCAAGCTCGTCTTCGACGACCAGAACACCCTCACCACCGAGGACTTCATCGTGGTCGGTGGCTGA
- the phnE gene encoding phosphonate ABC transporter, permease protein PhnE, whose amino-acid sequence MSGPRTLEPQLDPRERERMQRAFAVPRARVGLGVAVAIVLFLWSAEGAQFDFLKLGDGAFNMVDFVTRLFPPDFGKLPLIVELLVETLQMAIVGTVLGALLSLVIAFGAARNIAPSWLYYPCRWIMNVIRSIPDLVLALMFVSAVGLGPFAGILAMTLGSIGSIGKIFAEAMESVDRGPIVAMESVGASKRQVIRYGILPQSMPMLTSYTLLLFEGNVRGATILGLVGAGGIGLELTTAMNRYDYGHLCAMVLCIIVLVTVIDQTSAIIRKRIT is encoded by the coding sequence ATGAGCGGCCCTCGCACACTCGAACCCCAACTGGACCCGCGGGAACGGGAACGGATGCAACGGGCGTTCGCCGTCCCGAGGGCACGCGTCGGACTCGGAGTGGCCGTTGCCATCGTGCTGTTCCTGTGGTCCGCCGAGGGCGCCCAGTTCGATTTCCTGAAGCTCGGCGACGGCGCGTTCAACATGGTGGACTTCGTTACCAGACTGTTCCCGCCCGACTTCGGCAAGCTGCCACTCATCGTCGAACTGCTCGTCGAGACGCTCCAGATGGCCATCGTCGGAACCGTGCTCGGTGCTCTGCTCTCACTCGTCATCGCGTTCGGGGCGGCGCGCAACATCGCGCCGAGCTGGCTCTACTACCCGTGCCGATGGATCATGAACGTGATCCGCTCGATCCCCGACCTCGTGCTCGCTCTCATGTTCGTTTCGGCCGTCGGGCTCGGGCCGTTCGCCGGAATCCTGGCGATGACCCTCGGATCGATCGGGTCGATCGGCAAGATCTTCGCCGAGGCGATGGAATCCGTCGACCGCGGCCCGATCGTCGCGATGGAATCCGTCGGTGCGTCGAAACGGCAAGTCATCCGCTACGGCATTCTGCCGCAGTCGATGCCGATGCTCACGAGCTACACCCTGCTGCTGTTCGAGGGCAATGTGCGCGGCGCAACCATCCTCGGACTCGTCGGCGCCGGTGGTATCGGCCTCGAACTCACCACTGCCATGAACCGCTACGACTACGGACACCTCTGCGCCATGGTCCTGTGCATCATCGTGCTCGTCACCGTCATCGACCAGACGAGTGCCATCATCCGAAAGAGAATCACGTGA
- a CDS encoding 2-phosphosulfolactate phosphatase: MNEAHRQGEYRIRFDWGLVGAEAVAPGVDVAVVVDVLSFSTTVSVALDIGTEVIPYRWDDGGAADAARRAGAALAVGRSQAGDDGISLSPGTLRSASPSPKRLVLPSPNGSTIAAALADRAGHCVAACLRNAPAVAEWIAHHAPGATVAVVAAGERWPDGALRPAVEDLWGAGYVLDRLGAGEASSGSSPEARAAVAAWRAITTDVPDTLRDCASGRELIAAGYTGDVEIAAEAAASRSVPLLHDGVFVCGE, translated from the coding sequence ATGAACGAGGCGCATCGGCAGGGCGAGTACCGGATTCGGTTCGACTGGGGGCTGGTCGGTGCCGAGGCGGTGGCGCCCGGTGTGGATGTCGCGGTGGTGGTGGATGTCCTGTCCTTCAGCACGACGGTGTCGGTGGCGCTGGACATCGGGACCGAGGTGATCCCGTACCGATGGGACGACGGCGGTGCCGCGGATGCGGCCCGGCGTGCCGGAGCGGCACTGGCGGTCGGGCGCAGTCAGGCGGGAGACGACGGAATCAGCCTGTCGCCGGGGACGCTCCGCTCGGCGTCACCCTCGCCGAAACGCCTCGTCCTGCCGTCGCCGAACGGCTCGACCATCGCGGCGGCCCTGGCGGATCGGGCCGGACACTGCGTGGCCGCCTGCCTGCGGAACGCTCCCGCGGTGGCCGAGTGGATCGCCCACCACGCTCCGGGGGCAACGGTGGCCGTCGTGGCCGCGGGGGAGAGGTGGCCGGACGGAGCGCTGCGCCCCGCTGTCGAAGACCTGTGGGGCGCCGGCTACGTACTGGACCGACTCGGGGCGGGCGAGGCGAGTTCCGGTTCCTCACCCGAGGCGAGAGCCGCGGTGGCGGCATGGCGCGCGATCACCACCGATGTCCCGGACACACTGCGCGACTGCGCATCCGGGCGCGAGCTGATCGCGGCCGGATACACCGGCGACGTCGAGATCGCGGCGGAGGCGGCAGCGAGTCGGTCGGTGCCGCTGCTCCACGACGGCGTATTCGTGTGCGGCGAGTGA
- a CDS encoding tyrosine-protein phosphatase, producing MNPVDLLPELILSAPANLRDLGGIVTRDGVVRDGFAIRADDLSIADPDSARKLADGGLTTLIDLRSPAEVRLTGRGPLADLPVTYHHVPFIASVAETTRTAVNTRDLLDQSTFADMYIRMFETAAPHIVTALSIIAHSPGAVAFHCAAGQDRTGVLAASLLLALGADDDAIVADYIATGANTDGIAARTHQVVGPLLETLGVELDEGARAALRNGFSPEPMRGLLGYLTATYGGRLEPLRRAGLGDGLVERLRERAIAP from the coding sequence GTGAACCCAGTAGACCTCCTCCCCGAACTCATCCTGTCGGCCCCGGCCAACCTGCGTGATCTCGGCGGCATCGTCACGCGCGACGGCGTCGTGCGTGACGGATTCGCGATCCGCGCCGACGACCTCTCGATCGCCGACCCCGACTCGGCGAGGAAGCTCGCGGACGGTGGCCTCACCACCCTCATCGATCTGCGTTCGCCTGCCGAGGTGCGCCTCACCGGGCGCGGCCCGCTCGCCGACCTGCCGGTCACCTACCACCACGTCCCGTTCATCGCGTCCGTCGCGGAGACGACGCGCACCGCGGTAAACACCCGTGACCTGCTCGACCAATCCACGTTCGCGGACATGTACATCCGGATGTTCGAGACGGCCGCCCCGCACATCGTCACGGCGCTGTCGATCATCGCGCACAGCCCCGGCGCCGTCGCATTCCATTGCGCTGCAGGGCAGGACCGGACCGGGGTCCTCGCGGCATCGCTGCTGCTGGCGCTCGGTGCCGACGACGACGCGATCGTCGCCGATTACATCGCCACCGGAGCGAATACCGACGGGATCGCGGCCCGGACGCACCAAGTTGTCGGACCCCTGCTGGAAACGCTCGGTGTCGAACTCGACGAGGGCGCCCGCGCCGCACTGCGGAACGGGTTCTCGCCGGAACCGATGCGCGGGCTGCTCGGGTATCTCACAGCCACCTACGGTGGTCGACTCGAGCCGCTGCGGCGTGCCGGACTCGGCGACGGACTGGTCGAGCGGCTGCGTGAACGGGCGATCGCGCCGTGA